In the genome of Fusarium poae strain DAOMC 252244 chromosome 1, whole genome shotgun sequence, the window GCTCCTTAATGTCACGGGTGGTGGGTTGCAGAGGTCGTAGATGGGATCACCCGAGGCACTCAGCAGCTGCCGACTCTTCATGGGTGCCATCAGTGCTGTGGTAACAACTTCAGGATGGGCATCGAACGATTCGTATGGTTGCTTATCCTTGATGTCATCCTGGGAACCAACCTTCCAGATATATGCTTTGCGATCCTCACTTCCACAGATGATGTAGTTGGCATCGTCGCTGAAGCGTGCATTGATCTGACTTGACTGGTTTTCCAACCCTTTATACTTGACCTGGATCACCTTGTCGTTTAGGTTGTAAATTCGAACTCGGGAATCGTTGGAAGTAACGAGGACCTTGACTTGCCCAGCTTCGGGCCCCTCTGGGATGGTCATGGTTCGAATGCCAGTAATCTTGCTTCCTTTGGCATTCTTACCCCGCGAGGACCGCACATGGATTTGGTACTTGAGCTTCAGTCCCTCGGTAGTATAGAAAGTGCACAAGCCACTCAGTACACCGCAGATGGCTATGTTACCATCAGGGGAGAACGCCACAGCGGTGATAAACTCACCCACCGGCGCTTGAAAAGCCACGTTCTTGTCCGGGATACTCCATAATCGCAGTTGCGCATCCAGCGATCCTGCAAGAAAGAACCGATCATCCGTAGGGTGGAAGGCTATGGATGTAACCAAATCCTTGTGGACAAATGTGCATAGACAATCATTCCTGCTCATATGCCACAACTTGACAGTCTTGTCCATTGAGGAAGAAAGCAAAAAGTTGTTCTTGCTCCAACTTAGGGCAAGTACCTCGCCTGTATGTTCCCTGAATTCTCGTACGGGCTTGGTGCGGAAAACCGGAGCACTGAGCTTCTCGCCATGAGTACCATGTTgcgcctcttcttcctcgtgTTCCTTGCGTTCCTCGGGGGTTGAAATAACGGCAAATACGCGCACGATCTGGTCCTTTCCTGCAACGGCTAGGTATCGTCCATCCAAGCTAAATTCGGCCGCCCATATGGCATCACCGCCTCGGAGGATCTTGCTTCCAACTGCTGTTGCTACCGCTCGACCGTGAGTATTTTGTGGCTTGTGTTCAGAGGCGGTAAGTTCTTGCGCGAGGAACAAGTGGTTAtactctctttctttcttgttgTGCGCCTTGACTCGGATATACCGTGGAGGTTCCTTGTGTAGTGGTATGTAACCGCCCCCTGCGCCCATGACAGACGTGAGAGCTCGAGCATACGCACCGTCGGTTCGTAGTTCACCCAACTCAGAATCAGAGTCCAACATGTCATCATCTTTCCTCCAACTTCCACGCATTCCCAGTCGGCTAAGGAAAGACACTCCTTTCCTCCGATCCTTGCTAGAATCCTGAGGGTTCCCGGCAGAATTGCTGACTTCTGAACTTTGCCTCTGGATGTTGTCACTTTCAGATCTACCCTGACTTCGAAGCCGTTGTGCAATAGTAGGCTCTGCAGTATTGCTGTTGGTTCGCAGGTATATTTGCTAAGCGTCCCTGTTAGTTGTGGTCTTGCCACACTCCAACCGGTTACAAATACTAACCGTACTTAGAGGGTCAAGCCCAGCATTGGGAGGGGGACTTGGTGAAATAGATTTAAACGAAGGTCTCTTGTCCTTTGCTTCTTTTGCATTCTGAGAACCAGACAAAGATGGTTGTGTAGTCGAGAGCCTGCTCGATGGGAGATCCAGGGAAGTACCAGCACCTTTGACTAATCGTAAGCTTACAGAGTAATATAGTAGCATGTATAGGCAGCTTGATATTGGCCAATAAACCAGAACCTGAGGTGCATATGAAGCTCCAGTAACAACAAGTCCCTGCATAAGCTGGACTAGAGCAGACATGCGCCTCGGTGTTTCAACAGTAGGGTATTGTGACTTGGCCACAGGGACAGATGGAGGGGCATGGGTACTAAGgcatatatataaaagacgTACCTTGGGAATCGGAACGGGCAGCGAGGCTCTCGCGGCGCACTTGAGGTTCAGATTCGGGAAGGGTGGAAAGGGCTGAAGAATCGCGTCGTCTAGACAGACCACCTTCGCCCCGGACAGTTGGAAATGACTTGAATGCCGACATCTTCCATACTGCGTGGGTAACCAATGCCTAAAAAAAAATCTTCTTTGAAGAAAGGTAGACCGGATCGCGCGGGCGGTCGGCCACGCGCAGGTTGTAGGAGTAGTCCAGTCCGTCCCCGACTCCGAGCAAAATGCAAGACTGGGACTGTGTGGTCTGGTCTTGGCTGACGGACTTGAGGAGACTCGTGGGGGTGTGAGCGAGTGGGCGTGGCGGAGACCGGGGTTCACGAGCTCCCAAATCCAATCCGAAAGGTCCGAGAGCGAGGTACTCCGTACGAGAAGAGGGAAGAGCGAGCAATGAGGCTGGGATGGCTTGCTTCAAGGCAGATCTAGTTTTCGGATGGGCACTGAGAGATACAGCAGCAATACCGGTAAGGATTTAGTGTGCTGTTATGAGGCCCTTTGGTGGATATTTGTCTCCTATCTCTTATTCGCATGTGGTGGACTAATATGCAAACGATGTTAGTTTGTATTCGATGGAGTGAGGGTCCAATTCCAGGTGTCAGACAAGTAGTGGTGGATGATGACAGGACAGCAATTCAAGGGAGACAGCGACAAAGAGAGGCGATACTTGTTAAAAGAATATGCGTATTCTCTTTGTATCCTTTTTAAATGTGGGTAGAATAAAAGAACtcaaaataaaaataaaataagagGCAGGTGCTTGGAGTGCAGCAGGGCGGCGAGACATAAATTATTCTCGCATTGGCTTTCTCTCTTGAAACCAACTTAAGCGAAAACGAAGGAAGTCGCCTTGGCGGGGTTGGTAGTGGATGGTGGATGCGACTGGCGCTGTAGTGCGCTGGTAACAGCGCTGCACAGCAACCAGAGGTCCCTAAGGAGGTACCTAGGCGACTTACAGCAAGTAACAGCGTAGTGGGCCGTCAGGGCCTGGGTAAGCTTGACCAGGACGGTAATAGTGTTTAACGTCTAGAGGACCTCCTTTTGGTGCGTTGGTAGTATAAGAATAAAAGGAGCAGAAAGGGGGCATGAGAAGGGAAACTACGAATGAGAAAAGGGGAGCCTGCCTTGTGCTAGAGTAGAGCTGAAAATAATGGCAAAAAAGAGAACCAAGTCGAGTTTGTGACTGGACAAATGGAAGGATGAGCAGCTGATGCGTTGTAAGGATGGCTGTCAGCACAACCTAGTTCCGGTGTAGAAGAAACAGGTAAGCACCGAATCTGGTCTGGGCTGTGCTCCAATGTAAATTGAGAGAGCGAAACAGTCAAGGAGGACATGAACGAGATGGTATGTATCACACCTTTACCGGCTGTCGGCTTTCAGATGAGAGTAAGCAAGGGGACGGGATGGGCCCAAATGAGGTAAGACAAGACTCAAGCGCGAAGATCTGGGAACAGAGTGCATCAAATCAAGTTCTTCTAGGCTCCTTCATAGGGCAGACAGCCGATTCGGCAGGTCGATGGCTTTGACCAGGACAACTCTTTAGTGGCTGGGCATTTGCTGTATGGGAATTAGTTGACAAAGGCCCGCATTTGACGGCAGTGTTTCTACGTAACAAACCTACTAGTGATATCACATATCATTACAGTACCTATGAAAGGCTGAATGATGGACAGGCACTGCCACAATTCACTACAATGAGATATGTACATCCAGACCGCAATATGTAGCTGCAAGATAAAAATCAATCTGTGGCGTGTTTCAGAAGCTTATCGTGAAATGTCTCGGATTAAACGAATTGTTGATATCTCGTTTATTGTTCTCATGGCATGCAAAGTTATGGGGAGCAATTTGGGTGCATCCGCGTATTCGGGACACCTAGGTAATTTAAAAGGAAacaattaaaataaaagtctAGATAGACCACAtcataccttagtacctacctactaactaaTGCACTCACTAACACGTGCTGCACGGGTAAATGGACATTCTAACTTTGGCATTAAACTCAGTAATTATcgataaataaatagataccTACTAAACATGTTGTCATATTTTAGGTCACGTCTTTCTTGGATTGGCCATGATAGAGAGGCTAGATTACTGGACCAAAAAGCACCATCGTCATGATGCCATATATTACTTGTCATGATCAAAACCAGCATGCGTTTAAATAAACGAGGATAATCATACGAAATGATCTGACGTCGTACTGTACTACTGCTCAATAGTTTAACCGTAGTGAATGCCTAATTAGGTTTTTAACCCCTGGTCAATATGGCAAAGTCAAAGACGTATGCCCAGAGTATAAAATGTACAAGTGAGTCTGTGTCGCTTTTTTGGTGGTTCCGTCTCGCACAATTGTCTCAGTTTAGATgcttgcattgcattgcattgcatgcaAGGAATTATTGTTCCCTCGTGTCCGAGGCACGGTAAGGCATGAAGATTAAGATTCCAGCGTATGTCGCATACCTACGTTCATATGTGTACGAATCGCCAAGAGGATGATGTACGTAGTTGCGTGGATCATATTGTGCCGGTCTTCCAGAAGAGGTTTATATTGTGCTATGCCAAGGCTCTGTTTAGCATTGGGTCTGAATCCAATCGAGGCCAAGAAATCGTTCTATTTTTCATTTGTCTACCTATCGATAGAACAAACACCTCAACTTAAACTCCGCTAGAGTTTAGGTTGACCTGTGAGTAAAAAGCCATGGAGTTAAATCAAATTCCACACTCCGCGGACAAACAGTAGGTGCCTATTCTAGTGTATGAATCTATGGATACCCAGTATTGGTTATGCGATTTTACTCCACAACATCAACTTCGAGACCGAGTTCTCGAACATTCAAGGATTTATCAATGCTATGCATCTTGTGGAGTCATCGTCTAACTTGTCCCACTCGGAATTTCCAACCAATCCTATGCTCCTTATTTGAACGGACTACTCGAAAACCCCGTCGGTCATACTCAACCACCGATACCGATaacgacatcatcatcatcgtcaattTATCCTTGTTTGGTGGATCGACTGATTTTGACTGACAGCAGCAAAGCAGAGCCACCTACCTAGTAACGGTATTCGAACAACTGCCGTCAACTACCGTAAACTCCCTACACACTACACAGACCTCGATCACGCCCAAACAGCTGTTGAGCCTCAAGGATTCAACGTCTTGGCTCTTTTTTTTCGAGGTCGCCAGCCGAAACCAGTCCAGCCTTACTGGTCTTAGCCGCACTGCATCACCCATCATATTAGGCTGACTGACTTTTGGGTACCTATCAGAGTCAGAGTATCACTATCGTCATCACCACCATTAGATATTAACTACCTCATATCTATCTACCAAGTGAGACACAACTTCAGAAACAAACCATCATCTGCATCTCTGCACAGACACAGGCCACCTCTTGTTTTTCGCAGTAATAATCCCACCGAGGTCCGAGGCTCGAGATCCATCTTCACATTTCAGCTTTCAGCCACAGAAGCAACCACCAAAATGAAGTTGGTCTCGCGCAAGGTCCCAAAGACCCTTGAGGATGAGACCGTCTCTCTTCTCCCCGAAGATCCCGAAGATATGGTCAGTAGCCCCTGTTCCTTGTTGCTCCCAAACTTTACCACATGTTACTATCGTCTCTACCGTTACCCCTCCCCCCACCATCATTGTCACACCCTCATCTCTCGTCTCAACTCACGAGATAATCATCTACATCACTACCCTTGTAATACATGCTTTTACCTCCAGAGGCCCTATCTGTTCTGATGTGATCCATCTTCACCGCTTGTCAGAACGCTAACATTGTCGGTAGTGGCATGCATACAACCTCATTCTGCCTAGCGACATTATTCACGCCCATGCCATCCGTAAAGTAACCACAACTTCAAACACGGGCAGTACGGCTTCTGAGCGTGTTCACTCTGAGTTGGCTATCAAGGTCAAATCCACCTTCTTTGACCCCGTCATCTCGTCACTTCGTGTCTCTGGCACCGTTGTTGCAGAGAACCCATATGTCACCCTAGGCTCTCATCACACACTTGACCTCGAGGTCAACCGCCCTTTTACTATTATCAAACCAGAAGGATGGGACTCTGTCGCAAGAGCTACCCTCCAGGAGACTCTGTCCGATGACAAGGACGGCGCCGTGGCAGCTGTAGTTATGCAAGAAGGTCTTGCCAACATCTGTCTTATCACAGCGTTCAGAACTGTCCTCAAGGTCCGAGTTGAGAGTGTGATACCTAAAAAGCGCGATCTCGCATCCGACCAAGACGCAGGTATGCGCCGCTTCTACGAGAAAACACTGCAGACTCTTCTACGAACTATGGACTTTTCTCAGTCACGGCCGTTGTTACTGGCGAGCCCGGGCTTTGTGGCTGGCGACTTCAAGCAGTACATCGCCAACAAAGGACGTGATAAGGCAGACAAGGTGCTTACAGCCCTGGCAAAGCAAGCCACCGTGATTCACTCCAACTCTGGTCATGTCCACAGTCTTAACGAAATCCTCAAGAGCCCCGAGGTTCTGTCGAGTATGAAGAACATGAAGTTTGCTCGTGAAACCCAGTATGTCGATCAGTTATTCGATAGGCTAAAGTTGGATGACGGGCGCGCATGGTATGGTACCTCTGTCGTTGAAAAGGCTGTCAACGATGGCGCTGTGGGACCCGGCGGCGGTGTTTTGCTGGTCAACAACTCGCTTTTCCGAAGTGAAGATCTTGCCACTCGAAAGAAATACGTCGCTCTGGTCGAAAAAGTCCGAAGCGATGGCGGTGAGGCAAGGGTTCTGAGCAGTGATCATGAGAGTGGTCAACGCTTGAGCATGCTGGGTGATATCGCTGCCATCCTCAACTATCCTATGTTGGATcttgacgaggatgaagaagagagcgaggaagagaaagaggagaaagatATCCAATTACCCAGCATGGCCGACAATGTCATTTAGAGTAACCGGGATAGAAAGAAAATAGAAATGAGATATGAATTGATGAAATCGTGTTCAAGAGTTACCCTACAACCTTCCCATACCAATCCTGTCGTCTTTCACACTATAGTTGCATTGCCCAAGGATACTTTGTATTAGTATATTTAAGCGACTATTGTTGTTTGCAATTAATTGTCCATAAGTCTTGTGTATAATAATTGATTATCCAGGTAAAAAGCTGTTATTGAAAGCCGACGTCGGTACCGGGTGGGATTCGATTGTCCCCACGTCCGTGCTGAATCCCGGATTCCgaatcaaatcaatcaaatcaatctATGATCATCACGATAAGTTCACGATTACGACTTAGTCTGGTTACTTTTATCAATCAAAAGATACATAAATCACATCTTAATTCCGAACTCCGAGAGCACCTTGATGAGATTTCGTAGATATAACGTCGTTGGTTCTCATCAACCAACAACCGTATAAGTGAATCATCATTGTAACACCTTCCCCTCACTACCGAACCCACcgtcaacttcaacttcagcttccactccaacatcaacatcaactcaACATCACACAGAACCCGCGTATGACTTTCAGAATGACTTCCAAACTCGCCCTCAGCTCTACCAAGAAGCTCAATTCAGGCTACCAGATTCCTCTTCTTGGCTATGGAGTAAGTTATCCACTCTATCCCTCGCCCCAAAGCTCTACTAACTCTAGTGCTTAGGTATACCAGGTGTAAGTCCGCGTAATGCTTCAACAAAACCATGTACTGACCACGTAATACAGCCCGAAGGACCAGGCATCCGATGTCTGCAAGAAAGCCCTCGAGATAGGCTACCGCCATGTAAGAATTCTTAGATCTAATCTCAATGCGGTCTTGATTGACACTCTCAGATCGACTCTGCATCAGGATATTACAACCAAGGCCCTAGCGCAGCAGGAATCCAAGCAGCTGGCCTTCCACGCTCAGAAGTCTTCTTCACCACCAAGATCTTCACCAGACAATTTCCTCTAAACTACGAGAATGCCCACAAGCAGGTAGACATTGCCCTTGATGAGACGAAGCTCGATTAccttgatcttgttcttATCCACGCCCCATACGGTGGATCTGATGCCCGAAAGGGTGCCTGGAAAGCCCTTGTGGAGTGCGTCGAGGCAGGAAAGGTACGCTCACTGGGCGTTTCCAACTACGGAGTTCACCACTTAGACGAGCTGGAGGCTTACATCAAGGAGCTCGAGACGGAACGCGGAGGAGCGGGCAAAGGAGGCGTCATCTCTGTCGGGCAGTGGGAGGTACACCCATGGATGACACGACCTGACATTGTCAAGTGGTGTCAAGATCGTAACATCGCAGTTGAAGCGTATTGCCCTATTGTGCGTGGCGAGCGTTTTGATGAtcccaaggtcaaggctctTGCAGACAAGTATGGCAAGTCGCCCGCACAGATCCTGCTTCGATGGAGCTTGCAGAGGGGATATGTACCTCTGGTGAAGAGTGTCACGCCCTCGAGAATTCTGGAGAATACTCAGCTCTATGACTTTGAGCTGACGGAGGAAGAAGTGGAAGATTTGGCTACCACAGACTACAGTCCTTGTGCTTGGGACCCAACTGTCGAGCCTCTTGAGAAGTAGGGCCAATTGGTCTAAGAGTAATCTATGGTACAGGGAATTATTTCTGCATGTGATTAGAGACTTGATTGAGTCTTTCATGAAATTGTTGCCATCATAAGAAGTGGTTGTTTGACTGTTATTGTTGATGAACCCACGTGATCTCGTTTCCACCTCGCGTCAAGTCTATTCCCCGCGCGTCCCCAAACCGCTGTTGTACATCGACCAACACCGTCAATCCCCTCATCACCCTGGTCCGTTGTGCAAATCTGGCCAGATGTCGTCCCCAAGGACAAAATGGTGCAAAGAACCTTTACGCTCATCCCGAAATTCCCGGGTCGCGATGAAACTACCGACAAACCGCCCCCGCGGCCTATGACGTCGAAACAAGTTCGGAATGCATACAAAGCCGCAAATAAAGGACCGAAACTCACCCGAGCTGAGCAATGGAAACAAGAGAAAGCTGAACAGGAGAGGATAAGAAAAGAATTCGAACGTGAAAAGGCGGCGGCCAAGGCCAAAGTTGTACGggataagaagaaggagaaggaattggccgagaaggaagagaagcgGAAGAAGAGAATGCCACTTGTCAATGTtcgaccaagtcaagaaACTATTTCGTGGTTTGTGAGAGGTAATGGGTCTACGAAGAAAAGGGATGCACAGGGAAAGGAAGTCGACGAGATTAATACGACGACGAACGAGGACAATGATGACACGAAAGAAACTACAAGCGCAAACGATGATGAAACGGAACAACCTGTTATGAAGATACGGAAGTTGGATGATATACtggaagacgatgaagatatATCCGATCCTGAGAATGTCGGGTTAAGAACGAGGGAACCATCACCAAACCTCTCCAAGGAACAACAAAGAATCGAAGGGCCTTTGAGAGAAACAAAGGAAGACGGCGCTACCGAACCTGTAGAAGAGGCGCCACTAAGTGCTGAGACTCAAATGCCAGCACCGAAACTACCAATACCAGAAATCGAGCTTGAAGGAATGGAAGACGAATTGGATGAGGATTTCGAGGAGGATCTGGCACTTGGTATGCTGGAAGACATCGAAGCAGCCATGGACAAGCCGGCCCCCGAAACAACCCATGCTATCGATGCTGTCCCAAGATGCTCTATCAAACCAAACTCGGCAGTAACGCAACCGCCAGTTAATAACACCAAAAAACCAGCATCCGATCGCTACGCCAAGGATCTGGGTCTACACCGTCCGTCTTCCCCAACTTTTATCAAACCGCCTCTTCCCCAGCGTTCACCACGAAACTTGGAAGCAGGGTCTTCATCACCACCAAGACAGGAACCACCAATGAGTACTCAAGCTATCCTGTACAATCTGGACGACTtcttcccctcttcctctcAACAAGCACGCGAACTCGAGGAAGACCTGGACGACGACAACTTGATGCCATCGGCGCCCTTACATCTCGCACCGATagcagaagaggaagaagatttTGATTTTGAAGAACTTGAGAAATCTCCAGAACAACTTCGCTTACCGGTACTCAATCCAGCCCTTGAATCACCACCTCCGCCACCGAGGCGCTTCTTCACATCCTCTGGGTCGCATGAACGAATGTGTCTTGCTCTCCAGCGAAGTCGCCGTACAGCAGCATTGGAGCAGATTCAACAGCGTGAAAGATCGCGAATCCAGGCCGGAAATCGCCAAGTCGTTAAAACCGACCAATCTGCCAAAAAGCCACAAGTTTTTGCCAAACCCCCACCACAACATATTCAACGCAATGAGCCTCGACAAGTTCCTTCCAAAACACCAGCACCGCCTCAACAGAAACATCACATTAACAAACCTTCTCCCCCAAAGCGTACGGAGACGCCAAAGCAACTTCACCAACAGCCCTCTAGAACATCACTCGCACCCCACAACGTGAACACTCCCAAGCGAGTTCATCCACCGAAACAAACGCCCCCAGTACGGCGGCCATCACAAGAAACCAAGGAGAACCAGAGGCCGTCACAAGAGCCTTTTGCGTTTAGTGCTTCGCAAGAGTCATACGGCGGAGATTGGGTAGATGACATTGCGCTAGAACTCATGATTTAACGACACGTCTTGGATGATTAGTATCGATATCAGAAGAAATGGTAAGGACAAGAGTATGATATGGGATGGCGGTCATGGTGCGGGAGGCCACATGTTTTTTTCTCCCTCGGCGTTTAGGACTGCTTCGTTATCTGGCATATCGCCCCTTTGCTTGGGGGCGAGTGGCAAAAATGTTTTTATATCACATAGCGACGGAGTTTAGAATTTAACCGTGTTGATTGATGGGTGATATCTTAACCGTTTTATTAGCTATTCTATTCATGACCAATTCACTGTCTATCAACAGTTAAAGCACGAGGTTTCACCACCAATATTGTACAGAAGTCCAATTCTGCTAACAATTAGACTTGGAAAGAGAGcaagggaaaaaagaaatgattGATGGTATACTGTCCCAAACGCCGATGCTATGCTATGCTTAATAGTGTCTCTTTCGTCATTCATGACTTCGTTGCCCCCCCAAATCCGCCAACCCGAAAGAAGATAATCAGCACTGACTGATCAAAGAAAAATCCCGACCCACTCTGTCTTTGCAGACACCTTTGTATCGCAGTCATTTACAGCACATCGGAGGTCATTTCCAACGAGATGCGGTGCCCTTGCATCTGGAGATCGGAAGCCCACACCGTCGCGATTCGTCTTGGTAGGCTTCCTGTTTTCGAAGCAATCGGCACAATAAACCTGTGATCTTGTTAGTTACGGTTAAAAAGGTGACAAGGTAGGTATCAAGGTAGCTTACATGGCCGCATTTCTTCAAAGCCCAAAAATGGTGCTCTCCGGGGGCGCGCTTGCGCTTTCCTTTTGCAGTACCAACTGAGCTCTGCGTGACATTCCCCGTAGGGTCGTAGGCCAGTTCCTCGTCACATGCTGGGCAAATAACCACGCTTTCTGACTCCTTCTCGGGATCGGTGCAGGTATTTCGGGTGAAGCCTTCTTGGGCTGGTGGAGGCGTAGGCATGCGTGGTTTGGGGCTCGGCTGGCGAGCATATGCATTGCGTGAAATGTCGAGATTGGGCGGGTTGAACACAGCGGCGATATCGATGTCAGCACCAATGACCAGTCTTCGGAACGGCCCAAATGCAAAGCTCGATCCCGCAGACAGAGCTGGCCGTTGACTTATTATTTCAACCTCAATCAGATCGTCTGGTCTTGGGAACATGCGTCCAGCATGTGGATAATGCCGAGAAGGTCGTTGTTCTTCGGGAGAGTCCACAGTAAGATCAATCACATTTGCCGAGCGACCAACAAATGTCCCATCCGTTCTTGCCAGTTGAGGGGGCGATATACGTTGTGAATTCGTTCGGCGTGGATTCCTTGCATTCTGTACCGCTTGTGCTGGCAGGGCCCTTGCCCGTGATAGGTCTGGAGAATCAGGCTCCTCCGTGAGGTCGATGAAGGGCGCTGGCTGAGCTGGTGCCGGGGCTAGTATGTTGCGCAGATGGGGATCGGGATgtggttgaggttgaggagcACGGCTTCGGCGAACTCTGACCGGGCGACCTGCTTGTTCGGTTGTGTGTCCTAGACTTGGGCGAGGGATTTGGCGTGGGCGTAGGCGTGGAGCAAATGTTGCAGGAGGTGCCGAAGGGTTGGGAAGAAACAGAGACGGCTCAGGGATATTTTGAGGCACTCGCGAGCCGAACACGAACCCGGGTTCTATCAACTGGTGATCCTCCAGCATCTCGAGAAAGTCGTCGCTGTTTTCGGCCATGTTGTTACAGGATGGAGGAGGATTTCGTGTGGGATATTTCGAAGTTTGTCAGACAGCAAGAGTTCTGATGTGCAGTGAATAGTCCACTATAATGACTTCACAGAACATGCGCGTGGTAAGTAGTCGATTGCACAGTGTATTGTGAGCGAAGTGCGGCGCGAAGTGTGAAGCAAAGGAGGAGCAGTGGCGATTAGCTCAAGGGTTGAGTCTTCCCGGTGCCCTATTCTGGCAGGTTCAGAATATATCATCTGTGTTATAAATTCATGAGCAAACTATTCGTAAGCATCTGTATTGTAACGAGAAGAGGCGTTTAAAAGGGATCCAGGGCGATAGTTTGGTAGGCATCAAGTTGAGTGGGATGTGAGTAGGTAGAAAGAATTGAAAATGAATTGTCGCTCGTTTGATACTCGATGTAACTTAGGCTCGTCCAGGCCCATGTGACGACAAGCGACAAGCTTAGTACCTAGCGCGCAGCGACCCTGCAGCCTGTGCTAAACAACCTACGATTACCCCACTAAGGACCGCTAACAACAGGCGTCAAGGTTGCCGTACAGGGGGGCAAATGACGGGcgcctacctaggtacctgcCCGAGCTCCACTACCTATGGGCTTTCATTCACGCTTTGAGGCTCATGCACTGAACTGCGTTTGTTTGTTGACTTCAAATTTAGAAAGTAAACAATGATGCTAAATAAACAAAACCCTTAATTATCAATTTTCAAACACCTTCTGTGCTTTGCTTTGACCCATTGTCGCAGGCCTTTATAAATACAGGAATTCCAGGGAATCATCCAGCCATCTCCTTTCAGTGCATAGTTTCGTCTAAATCCACCATTGTCTATTCCTTTGTTCCAAGTATGCTAACCACACCCTCTCCGTTAATCGTTACTAGCTGCTTCGCAGACTCTCCCCATCGAACCGAGACGGAAGGTGTGGAAATCTTCACGGGCTCACTCCACTTCTTGGTAGACTTGGTGAATTGTTGCACAGTCACTCCAGCAGCGCCGCCGGTGGCAAGGAACTGACCGCTGTAGTCCCAGGCCAAAGAC includes:
- a CDS encoding hypothetical protein (BUSCO:5524at5125), encoding MSAFKSFPTVRGEGGLSRRRDSSALSTLPESEPQVRRESLAARSDSQGAGTSLDLPSSRLSTTQPSLSGSQNAKEAKDKRPSFKSISPSPPPNAGLDPLSTQIYLRTNSNTAEPTIAQRLRSQGRSESDNIQRQSSEVSNSAGNPQDSSKDRRKGVSFLSRLGMRGSWRKDDDMLDSDSELGELRTDGAYARALTSVMGAGGGYIPLHKEPPRYIRVKAHNKKEREYNHLFLAQELTASEHKPQNTHGRAVATAVGSKILRGGDAIWAAEFSLDGRYLAVAGKDQIVRVFAVISTPEERKEHEEEEAQHGTHGEKLSAPVFRTKPVREFREHTGEVLALSWSKNNFLLSSSMDKTVKLWHMSRNDCLCTFVHKDLVTSIAFHPTDDRFFLAGSLDAQLRLWSIPDKNVAFQAPVGEFITAVAFSPDGNIAICGVLSGLCTFYTTEGLKLKYQIHVRSSRGKNAKGSKITGIRTMTIPEGPEAGQVKVLVTSNDSRVRIYNLNDKVIQVKYKGLENQSSQINARFSDDANYIICGSEDRKAYIWKVGSQDDIKDKQPYESFDAHPEVVTTALMAPMKSRQLLSASGDPIYDLCNPPPVTLRSLEESTPSQSAPSEEENGDSLHSNKRPEETPAYVERSRHLDGNIIITTDRTGKIKVFRQDCAHKKRQQGLWESGSRLSNRLSGVGRSGSVMTRTSASSRVQSRRGSLTIPSPNPIQLQHASDRINSWRQDIDGGRPGLAPTPARSERSMSPSKQAQSPVNSAANLAAESRKQPYASSPITRPAPTSPAGSGLSHRTTIRASNDRDRSNSITSPPTPSFSLISASDSDGLNDREGSFWNLSRWRSTRQSNRHSSVLSSSNGSPNLGQSRPGSDFLSAKDRSSLRMSLGMNDSKPSREEVANRRRSAGPRLTSRLSVQGDSKSLVEEEVDTPEQITPTKKRVDSGVGRISDESATSVQP
- a CDS encoding hypothetical protein (BUSCO:26752at5125), whose protein sequence is MKLVSRKVPKTLEDETVSLLPEDPEDMWHAYNLILPSDIIHAHAIRKVTTTSNTGSTASERVHSELAIKVKSTFFDPVISSLRVSGTVVAENPYVTLGSHHTLDLEVNRPFTIIKPEGWDSVARATLQETLSDDKDGAVAAVVMQEGLANICLITAFRTVLKVRVESVIPKKRDLASDQDAGMRRFYEKTLQTLLRTMDFSQSRPLLLASPGFVAGDFKQYIANKGRDKADKVLTALAKQATVIHSNSGHVHSLNEILKSPEVLSSMKNMKFARETQYVDQLFDRLKLDDGRAWYGTSVVEKAVNDGAVGPGGGVLLVNNSLFRSEDLATRKKYVALVEKVRSDGGEARVLSSDHESGQRLSMLGDIAAILNYPMLDLDEDEEESEEEKEEKDIQLPSMADNVI
- a CDS encoding hypothetical protein (BUSCO:49787at5125), whose protein sequence is MAENSDDFLEMLEDHQLIEPGFVFGSRVPQNIPEPSLFLPNPSAPPATFAPRLRPRQIPRPSLGHTTEQAGRPVRVRRSRAPQPQPHPDPHLRNILAPAPAQPAPFIDLTEEPDSPDLSRARALPAQAVQNARNPRRTNSQRISPPQLARTDGTFVGRSANVIDLTVDSPEEQRPSRHYPHAGRMFPRPDDLIEVEIISQRPALSAGSSFAFGPFRRLVIGADIDIAAVFNPPNLDISRNAYARQPSPKPRMPTPPPAQEGFTRNTCTDPEKESESVVICPACDEELAYDPTGNVTQSSVGTAKGKRKRAPGEHHFWALKKCGHVYCADCFENRKPTKTNRDGVGFRSPDARAPHLVGNDLRCAVNDCDTKVSAKTEWVGIFL